The following are encoded together in the Candidatus Binatia bacterium genome:
- a CDS encoding glycosyltransferase family 39 protein — MLAGVVLFFCLLSASYSVVAPPFENPDEVEHARYAVFLADHRRLPRLLGDCVRMAFHPPLYHALLAPLAAATGVDYERVFLGYALNRDPSTPGVILAHGFPDERFPYADGPRFVHAARLLTILPGVVLLFFTWKLARVVLGGTGPPLVATALAASLPQLQYISASLNHDALAAAAGAGVAYASVLLFARPTARIAACAGLALSVGLLTKASSVALVPVPLLALALSPAGPVARRLRLALLVAVVPAVLAGWWYVEQWRELGSPFPTARLVRDTWVGFGLRRTEPFAGVDYWHFARNVYESFVFKAGLMHVAGPSVAYVVWLPFVAAALCGLARLARARRTLPLAVGVVCLTAALLSFNQSVSSPQGRYLFPVLPVLAVAATSAGLAAFRARFAVVAGGYVALLALTSLATLVGYAQVFAGIAPRPRPDVAGTARLFCDNEYRQPLEATGDVLSGLRLRARADGERDFVLRVALHRADEPEPVRAVELPGHALPSELAPVEVRFPPLPTQPGERLIVSFSTRDATPLAKPVLAYEPRTNGDGFSVDGAPQRGRLVIEEIAASSIPATPG, encoded by the coding sequence TTGCTCGCGGGCGTCGTGCTCTTCTTCTGCCTGCTGTCCGCGAGCTATTCGGTCGTCGCACCGCCCTTCGAGAACCCGGACGAGGTCGAGCACGCACGCTACGCGGTCTTCCTCGCGGATCATCGTCGCCTGCCGCGCCTGCTCGGCGACTGCGTGCGCATGGCCTTCCACCCGCCGCTCTACCACGCGCTGCTCGCGCCGCTCGCGGCCGCGACCGGCGTCGACTACGAGCGCGTGTTCCTCGGCTACGCGCTCAATCGCGATCCGAGCACGCCCGGCGTCATCCTGGCGCACGGCTTTCCCGACGAGCGCTTTCCGTACGCGGACGGTCCGCGCTTCGTCCACGCAGCTCGTCTGCTGACGATCCTGCCCGGCGTCGTGCTGCTCTTCTTCACCTGGAAGCTCGCCAGGGTCGTCCTCGGCGGCACGGGACCGCCGCTGGTCGCGACGGCGCTCGCCGCGAGCTTGCCGCAGCTGCAGTACATCTCGGCGTCGCTCAACCACGACGCGCTCGCCGCCGCGGCAGGAGCGGGCGTCGCGTACGCGAGCGTGCTGCTGTTCGCGCGGCCGACGGCGCGCATCGCCGCCTGTGCGGGGCTCGCGCTGTCGGTCGGCCTGCTCACCAAGGCGTCGAGCGTCGCGCTCGTGCCGGTGCCGCTCCTCGCGCTCGCGCTTTCGCCGGCGGGCCCTGTGGCGAGGCGGCTCCGGCTCGCGCTGCTGGTGGCGGTGGTGCCTGCCGTCCTCGCGGGATGGTGGTACGTCGAGCAGTGGCGCGAGCTCGGCTCGCCGTTTCCGACCGCCCGGCTCGTGCGCGACACCTGGGTCGGCTTCGGCCTCCGCCGCACGGAGCCGTTCGCGGGCGTCGATTACTGGCACTTCGCCCGCAACGTCTACGAATCCTTCGTCTTCAAGGCCGGGCTGATGCACGTCGCGGGTCCGAGCGTCGCGTACGTCGTCTGGCTGCCGTTCGTCGCCGCGGCGCTCTGCGGGCTCGCACGGCTCGCCCGCGCGCGGCGCACGCTGCCGCTCGCGGTCGGCGTCGTGTGCTTGACGGCGGCGCTGCTCTCGTTCAACCAGAGCGTGAGCTCGCCGCAGGGGCGCTACCTCTTTCCGGTGCTGCCGGTCCTGGCCGTCGCGGCGACGAGCGCGGGGCTGGCCGCGTTCCGCGCGCGCTTCGCCGTCGTCGCGGGCGGCTACGTCGCGCTGCTCGCGCTGACGTCGCTCGCGACGCTCGTCGGTTACGCGCAGGTGTTCGCGGGCATCGCGCCCCGGCCGCGACCCGACGTCGCCGGCACCGCGCGTCTCTTCTGCGACAACGAGTACCGCCAGCCGCTCGAGGCGACGGGCGACGTGCTCTCCGGGCTGCGGCTGCGCGCGCGCGCGGACGGCGAGCGCGACTTCGTGCTGCGAGTTGCGCTTCACCGCGCCGACGAGCCCGAGCCGGTGCGAGCCGTCGAGCTGCCCGGCCACGCGCTGCCGAGCGAGCTCGCGCCCGTCGAGGTGCGCTTCCCTCCCCTGCCCACGCAGCCCGGCGAGCGCCTGATCGTGAGCTTCTCGACCCGGGACGCGACCCCGCTCGCGAAGCCCGTGCTCGCCTACGAGCCGCGGACCAACGGCGACGGATTCTCCGTCGACGGCGCGCCGCAGCGCGGACGTCTCGTGATCGAGGAGATCGCCGCGAGCTCGATCCCGGCGACGCCCGGCTGA
- the rmuC gene encoding DNA recombination protein RmuC yields MTDLAGIIESVDVLYVAAAATALLTIVLLIVALRRPRRDELAPVLDALEQLRERHDRTESTVRDEGERNRREASSVARETREELARSLGAFGDSLHSRTTDIARLQQTQLEQFGQQLTGLLQTVEQRLDRLTESNEGRLERLRATVDERLGQMHRDNAEKLELVRQTVDERLHGTLEQRLGESFKQVSERLEQVHKGLGEMQSLASGVGDLKKVLSNVKTRGGWGEVQLAALLEQVLAPEQFDRNVRVREGTLEAVEFAIRLPGNGNGNGSREWVWLPIDAKFPLEDYQRLVDAAEAADREAHDAAVKALERRVQACAKDICVKYINPPRTTDFAIMFLPTEGLYAEVARRVGLLETLQRDHRVVVAGPSTFVALLNSLQMGFRTLAIQERSSEVWKLLGAVKTEFRKFGEVLDGVKKKLDQASTTMEQAARRSRAIERKLRDVEQLPMSQAQALLGDASTLEELDEAV; encoded by the coding sequence ATGACGGACTTGGCGGGCATCATCGAATCGGTCGACGTCCTGTACGTCGCGGCCGCCGCCACCGCGCTGCTCACGATCGTGCTGCTGATCGTCGCCCTGCGCCGCCCGCGCCGCGACGAGCTGGCGCCGGTCCTCGACGCGCTCGAGCAGCTCCGCGAGCGCCACGACCGCACCGAGAGCACGGTGCGCGACGAGGGCGAGCGCAACCGCCGCGAGGCGTCGAGCGTCGCGCGCGAGACCCGCGAGGAGCTCGCGCGCAGCCTCGGCGCCTTCGGCGACTCGCTGCACAGCCGCACCACCGACATCGCGCGGCTTCAGCAGACGCAGCTCGAGCAGTTCGGGCAGCAGCTCACCGGCCTCCTGCAGACGGTCGAGCAGCGCCTCGATCGCCTCACCGAGAGCAACGAGGGCCGCCTCGAGCGCCTGCGCGCGACGGTCGACGAGCGCCTCGGCCAGATGCACCGCGACAACGCCGAGAAGCTCGAGCTCGTCCGCCAGACCGTCGACGAGCGCCTGCACGGCACGCTCGAGCAGCGCCTCGGCGAGTCCTTCAAGCAGGTCTCGGAGCGCCTCGAGCAGGTGCACAAGGGGCTCGGCGAGATGCAGTCGCTCGCGTCGGGCGTCGGCGATCTCAAGAAGGTGCTGAGCAACGTCAAGACGCGCGGCGGCTGGGGCGAGGTGCAGCTCGCGGCGCTGCTCGAGCAGGTGCTCGCGCCCGAGCAGTTCGACCGCAACGTGCGCGTGCGCGAAGGCACGCTCGAGGCCGTGGAGTTCGCGATCCGGCTGCCCGGCAATGGCAACGGCAACGGATCGCGCGAGTGGGTGTGGCTGCCGATCGACGCCAAGTTCCCGCTCGAGGACTACCAGCGCCTGGTCGACGCCGCGGAGGCGGCCGACCGCGAAGCGCACGACGCGGCCGTCAAGGCGCTCGAGCGCCGCGTGCAGGCGTGCGCCAAGGACATCTGCGTCAAGTACATCAACCCGCCGCGCACCACGGACTTCGCGATCATGTTCCTGCCGACCGAGGGTCTGTACGCCGAGGTCGCACGTCGTGTGGGCCTGCTCGAGACGCTGCAGCGCGACCACCGCGTCGTCGTCGCCGGCCCGTCGACCTTCGTCGCGCTGCTGAACAGCCTGCAGATGGGCTTCCGCACGCTCGCCATCCAGGAGCGCTCGAGCGAGGTGTGGAAGCTGCTCGGCGCGGTCAAGACGGAGTTCCGCAAGTTCGGCGAGGTGCTCGACGGCGTCAAGAAGAAGCTCGACCAGGCGTCGACCACGATGGAGCAGGCCGCCCGCCGCTCGCGCGCGATCGAGCGCAAGCTGCGCGACGTCGAGCAGCTGCCGATGTCCCAGGCCCAGGCGCTGCTCGGCGACGCAAGCACGCTCGAGGAGCTCGACGAGGCGGTGTAG